In Triticum aestivum cultivar Chinese Spring chromosome 5B, IWGSC CS RefSeq v2.1, whole genome shotgun sequence, the following proteins share a genomic window:
- the LOC123114361 gene encoding uncharacterized protein yields the protein MSSPPPPPPPPPAVPPTSAAAAYASLADIASTVEGLACFNDVLVEFLDEWREFHLDANSIAAALPPLADDDDPKPSPVGQLGALLGQWNPVLPAAAASPLADRVADESNPRLPDPVADRRERSPVPETGEDPLPQRHESSPKPDPVLERREHSPLPAPQPRTSASAPAAAAAAGFPVADPVPEPEPKPVLPAEVGPVRAPKPAPKPAPGRERRAGEQEAEALGGICEQMGSRSLRGFVAAHLRDRAWLRRVGPAALRRAPDPAVLVIRAVSRSYICAENENAETACVLLLELYVRAGCPRRPEGEGDAEVRAEARVSALSWRSRIVREKGRVADATARDARGLVLLMAAFGAPAEFPLQELYQLLLAGGCFTCVDVLRCSQPFMKKLRDVVADMLNRGSYREAIGVILAFDLQEAFPLDGVLSYIVDKVVRNRKEQESEVECDLAGSKKRDEEELILWRSISRYVQERKPSFSEMSCPSFAERIKLLEERVGKPNQAFLSEESREPSFSERSEPNQAFLMI from the exons atgtcgtcgccgccgccgccgccgccgccgcctcccgccgttcCTCCCACCAGCGCCGCCGCGGCCTATGCGTCTCTCGCGGACATTGCGAGCACCGTCGAGGGCCTCGCCTGCTTCAACGACGTGCTCGTCGAGTTCCTCGACGAGTGGCGCGAGTTCCACCTCGACGCcaactccatcgccgccgccctgcCCCCGCTCGCCGACGACGATGACCCCAAGCCCAGCCCCGTGGGACAGCTCGGGGCCCTCCTCGGCCAGTGGAACCccgtcctccccgccgccgccgcatccccCCTCGCCGACCGCGTAGCGGACGAATCCAACCCTAGATTACCCGACCCCGTGGCCGACCGCCGCGAGCGCAGTCCCGTGCCTGAGACCGGAGAAGATCCCCTCCCCCAGCGGCATGAATCGAGCCCTAAACCCGACCCCGTGCTCGAGCGCCGCGAGcacagtcccctgcctgcgccccaGCCGcgcacctccgcctccgcccccgccgccgccgccgccgccgggttcCCGGTCGCCGACCCCGTCCCGGAGCCCGAGCCGAAACCCGTCCTCCCGGCTGAGGTCGGGCCCGTTCGCGCGCCCAAGCCCGCACCCAAGCCCGCCCCCGGCCGCGAGCGCAGGGCCGGCGAGCAGGAGGCGGAGGCGCTGGGGGGCATCTGCGAGCAGATGGGGTCGCGGTCGCTGCGCGGCTTCGTCGCCGCGCACCTGCGGGACCGCGCCTGGCTGCGCCGCGTGGGCCCGGCCGCGCTGCGCCGCGCCCCGGACCCCGCCGTGCTCGTCATCCGCGCCGTCAGCCGCAGCTACATCTGCGCCGAGAACGAGAACGCGGAGACCGCCTGTGTGCTCCTCCTGGAGCTCTACGTGCGCGCGGGCTGCCCCCGCCGGCCGGAGGGGGAGGGGGACGCCGAGGTGCGGGCCGAGGCGCGCGTGTCCGCGCTCTCATGGCGCAGCCGGATCGTGCGGGAGAAGGGCCGGGTCGCCGACGCCACCGCCAGGGACGCCCGCGGCCTCGTCCTCCTCATGGCCGCCTTCGGCGCGCCCGCCGAGTTCCCTCTGCAGGAGCTCTACCAGCTGCTGCTAGCCGGTGGCTGCTTCACCTGCGTCGACGTGCTCAGATGCTCCCAGCCCTTCATGAAGAAGCTGCGTG ATGTTGTTGCTGATATGCTGAACAGGGGAAGTTATCGCGAAGCGATTGGTGTGATCCTTGCATTTGACCTGCAGGAGGCGTTCCCGCTCGATGGCGTACTGTCTTACATCGTTGACAAGGTTGTGCGCAATAGGAAGGAGCAAGAGAGCGAGGTGGAGTGTGATTTGGCGGGATCG AAAAAACGTGATGAAGAGGAGTTGATTCTTTGGAGATCAATATCAAGATATGTGCAGGAGCGCAAGCCATCTTTTTCAGAAATGTCTTGTCCCAGTTTTGCTGAGAGGATTAAACTGCTAGAAGAACGTGTCGGAAAGCCAAACCAAGCCTTTCTGAGTGAAGAGAGTCGCGAACCAAGCTTTTCTGAGCGAAGCGAGCCAAACCAAGCCTTTCTAATGATCTAA
- the LOC123114362 gene encoding DNA repair RAD52-like protein 2, chloroplastic, whose amino-acid sequence MEATAACSASLARPLASSPLPHRRSRVCVAMAPERRTRGLVAAAASTGNYVVPLDAAPSGITRPLVEILRDLNKRVPETIVLPASRRASASAPAIPWYHANRMLSFYAPGWCGEVRDVIYNDNGKVTVVYRVTIRGIDGEVHREAAGTASLSDARLDDPVAAAEEAAFCKACARFGFGLYLYHEDEVL is encoded by the exons ATGGAAGCCACCGCCGCCTGCTCGGCCTCCCTCGCGCGGCCCCTCGCCTCCTCGCCGCTCCCCCACCGCCGTAGCCGAGTGTGCGTGGCCATGGCGCCGGAGCGGCGTACGAGGGGGTTGGTGGCCGCGGCGGCCTCCACGGGCAACTACGTGGTGCCGCTGGACGCGGCGCCGTCGGGGATCACGCGGCCGCTCGTGGAGATCCTGCGCGACCTCAACAAGCGCGTCCCGGAGACCATCGTCCTCCCCGCCTCCcgccgcgcctccgcctccgcccccgccATCCCATG GTACCATGCCAACCGGATGCTCAGCTTCTACGCCCCCG GCTGGTGTGGAGAGGTCCGTGATGTTATTTACAATGACAATGGGAAGGTGACCGTGGTGTACCGCGTCACAATACGAGGGATAGATGGAGAG GTTCATCGGGAGGCTGCTGGAACAGCTTCACTGAGCGATGCACGGCTCGACGACCCCGTGGCGGCTGCAGAAGAGGCGGCGTTCTGCAAGGCTTGCGCAAGGTTCGGTTTTGGGCTGTACCTGTACCACGAAGACGAGGTGCTGTGA